Within the Deltaproteobacteria bacterium genome, the region TATAGCATTTACAAAAAGGATTTTTGTAAATGCTATAAACAGCAAGTGCGTAAGCACTTGCCAATAAACAACAAATACCGTTTCCAAAAAGTAAAATATTTAACTTACTTTTTGGAAACGGTATAGCGTTAAATTAATACTAAAAAAGCCACTATACCGAAAAGTTCATGAGTTCAAAAACTCCGATATTAGATAGGATAAACCAAACTAGCAATTTGCACAGCCTAAGCAATAGAGAGCTACATGATCTTGTTAGCGAACTGCGTTACGAGCTAATTAGTTCTGTAAGCCAAACCGGCGGCCACTTTGCGTCTAGTCTCGGTGTAGTCGAACTAACTGTCGCCATTCACGCCATTTTCAATACCCCAGAGGATAGGGTTATTTGGGACGTTGGGCATCAAGCCTATGTGCACAAAATGCTTACAGGCCGTAGAGAGCAGATGTCCTCGGTAAGACAGCTCGGTGGAATTTCGGGTTTCCCGCGCAGAAACGAAAGCCATTACGATGCTTTTGGCGTAGGTCATGCTGGAACGAGTATTTCAGCCGCTACGGGGATGTTAGAAGCAAGTTCACGCGTTTACCCCGGCCACAAGGCGCGACGAGTTGTCGCAATCATTGGCGACGGTGCTATGACTGCTGGTATGGCTTTTGAAGCTCTCAATCATTCGGGCCAACTAAATCGAAAGTTGATAGTCATCTTAAACGACAACGAAATGTCCATAGCCCCAAATGTTGGCGCACTGAGCCTGGCATTCTCAAAAACCCTTACGAGCAAATTCTCCACTACTGCGCGCAGACATTTTAAAAGCCTTGTAGACAAAGGTTTAATTCCGCAAATATTCTACACAGCGCTCGATCGCGCGGAAGAAGCAGCACAAGGCTTTTTCTCAGCACCTTCTATGCTTTTTGAGTCATTCGGCTATCGCTATCTTGGGCCAATCGATGGCAATAATCTCGAGGCTGCATTGGATGCACTTAAGCGAGCAATCGAACAAGATGGCCCGGTTCTAATCCACGCACTTACGGTAAAGGGGAAAGGTTACGAGCCCGCCGAAAACGACCCTGTAAAATTTCATGGTGTCGGCCCTTTTGACGTAAATGGCGGAACCATAAAAAACTCACCTACTAAGGTACCTCCCACCTACACAGAAATATTTGGCCAGGCATTAGTCGAAATAGCTCAAGCAGATTCGCGCGTAGTCGGCGTTACCGCTGCAATGCCGGACGGAACCGGTTTAGACTTGTTGGCAAAAACTATTCCAGAT harbors:
- a CDS encoding 1-deoxy-D-xylulose-5-phosphate synthase; protein product: MSSKTPILDRINQTSNLHSLSNRELHDLVSELRYELISSVSQTGGHFASSLGVVELTVAIHAIFNTPEDRVIWDVGHQAYVHKMLTGRREQMSSVRQLGGISGFPRRNESHYDAFGVGHAGTSISAATGMLEASSRVYPGHKARRVVAIIGDGAMTAGMAFEALNHSGQLNRKLIVILNDNEMSIAPNVGALSLAFSKTLTSKFSTTARRHFKSLVDKGLIPQIFYTALDRAEEAAQGFFSAPSMLFESFGYRYLGPIDGNNLEAALDALKRAIEQDGPVLIHALTVKGKGYEPAENDPVKFHGVGPFDVNGGTIKNSPTKVPPTYTEIFGQALVEIAQADSRVVGVTAAMPDGTGLDLLAKTIPDRFFDVGIAEQHAVTFCAGLACEGMKPICAIYSSFLQRAYDQLIHDVCLQSLPVVFAIDRGGLVGADGATHHGAFDLSFLRCIPNLVLMAPKDEVELRDMLYTAYRRQDGPTALRYPRGYALDLDLSRPMQEIPIGRAELLHSEGAVSGGTLLIGIGQTVYPCIRAAETLHSQYGIKCSVINARFIKPLDQDLLCNFIDRHSLIVTVEDNAIQGGFGSAVVELMSDTGLSKKRNVVRLGIEDSFIEHGTQAELYKLCGYDTAGIINCVKTMLSNELSATENRTTTERRIAISAP